TATGAGTTTCCAGCGTGTGGGTCGTCACGCCGGAATTATAGCCCCAGACCTCGTGTAACAGCACATCACGGCCCACAGTCTTGACGCCGGTACGATAAAGAAACTTGAGAATCGCTGTTTCTTTTTCTGTGAGGCGCACTTTCTTGTCCCCATCATCAACCAGCATTTTCGCAGATGGTTTGAACGTATACGGACCAATTTTGAACACAGCATCTTCACTCTGTTCATGTTGGCGAAGGTGCGCGCGGATACGAGCCAGCAGCACCCCAAAGCGGAATGGCTTAGTGACATAGTCATTGGCGCCCGCTTCAAGACCAAGGATCGTGTCGCTGTCACTATCAGCGCCTGTTAGCATGATCACCGGCGCTTTAAGGCCGCCCTTGCGCATCAAACGGCATGCTTCGCGCCCATCCATGTCGGGAAGTCCTACATCAAGCAGAACAATATCAACGTGATTGCCACGTACATGCTCAATACCTTCGGCAGCGCAGGTCGTCGCACTACAGGTGAATTCTTCATGCAATGCCAATTGCTCCACGAGGGAGTCACGCAGCGCATCATCATCATCAACAATCAGAATTTTTTTGATCGTGCTCATCTTCGGGTCAGCTCCCAGTCCTACCATCTTATCACTCGGGACAAGCGTACCCCGCCCCCTTCGTTGCTGGTCATGTAGCTGTCGTACCCCCGCTTGCCAACCACCTCACGGAACCCCTCACGTCCATTTGAGCGTTCCGTGATCAGGTTAATCATACCCGAATTCACGGACAAACGGTTCCAATCGGGGCAGAATTCCGTCTAAATGCGTCTCATAGCGACGCCAACGATCCGCTGCCCGGTCATAAAGAGGCTGAGTGACCTGGCCGTAGGACGGTGTGCGGATGGACCCTCGGGCTTCTGCATGAGCCACATGATCGCTTTGACCCTCTTCCCAGTCGAGCTCTAACAAAGACATCGCATCACTTAGCGCTGCGTTCGGTTCCGCGATAAGGTTTTCGTATCGAACCTCAGCGACATTTAGAGACAGTAAGTCTCTGTATTGGCCCCATAGCGACATGACAGCGTCATAGAGTGCCGCACTGTCTTTGAGGGTGAGGAAGTGCGCCATCGACGCATTCAGCTGGAAGTCCTGCATGAAACAAGAGAGCACCGCGTCCGCCGGATGGCGTAGGGCCAGGATGAATTTTGCCTCCGGAAACACCCGCGCAATCAGACCAGCATGGATGATGTTCAGCGGCAATTTATTGATTACAGTTTTTGCCGAAGCATCGAAACCAGCTTGCTCAAGCTCGGACATGTAGAGACGACGAAGCTCATTGATCCTGACTAAAGAGAGATCAGCCAGCCCCTGAGGGTACCCACCCGAGGCTTGTATGGCGTCTCGCAAGGGCAGAAGAACGGGCAGCTCTTCAACAACATCAATCTTGCTATGGGCATCAAGAAACTGATCAAGAAGTGTCGTGCCAGATCGCGGAAAGCCGACCAGAAAAACCGGCGCAGGAACAGGGTCGAGATCACCTGGCTCAATCTGTGTCCAGGACCTCACCCAATCTGAGGTGAACGTCTCTTTGAGGTCGCTCACCTGCTTCATGTAGGAAGATTTGTCGATCCCACTTTCGCTCAACTGCTGAGCTGCCGCATCATTCTGCGCGACGAAATGATCGAAGGCGTCCGCTGCTTCATTCAGGCGATCATAAACCTGCGCCAGCTCCCCATGAATGAGGCGGCGCCCACCCGCAGGCAGTTTTGCAACCGACACCCGTTCGAGCCGATCCCGAGCCTCTTGCGCAGAGCCTTGGCGACGCTTGACGCTCGACCAGATCCGCAACGCGCCGGGCAGGTCCGGCATTTGGGAAAGAACGTTATCTGCCGCTGCAAATGCACCGTCCAGATCCCCAAGACGCTCCAATGAATTTGCCAATCCGAGCAGCAACATGGGACCACCAGGGCGTTTCTTGAGACCAGCCAGATAGGTATCCCGCGCTACCGCAAAAGCTCCCTGCGCCAAGTGAAATTGGCCCAGGTTGAGATATCCCTGTGGATCATCTGGCAGCAGCCGAATAACCGCCTCAAAATCCTCAATGGCGGCTTCCGCATCACCCTCCTCAGCATTAAGTGTGCCTCTGTTGAGGTATGTCCCTGCAAAGTCCGGATCGAGGCCCTCAGCTTTGTCATAGGCCGCCCGAGCTTCCTTGGATTTTCCTTGCTGCCGCAAGGCGTTTGCCAGGTTTACCCGCAAGAAAGCCTTGTCAGGCAGAACAGAAACCGCGAGCCCAATCAGCTTTTCTGCATCTTGAGGGTTGCCCGTTCTGAGACAGATTAGGCCCATTAGATGCAAAACATCGGGATGGTTAGGAGCCTGCTTTCGCAAAGCCTCAGCAAGCTTCGCGGCATCTTGAATCTTGCCTTGATCGAAGAGCTGGAAAGCCTGGCGCAACATGTCCTGGGGTGTCGCGGCGGCGGTCTGTTGTGTCATGAGGTCCTGAAACGTGAGGGGGTTTTGCCGCATGGTGCCGGCAGAGCAAATATTTGTCGCAGTTTGCCACAAGCAGCCTCAAAATCCCAACCGGCGGATACTGCCCTTCCTGCACCCTCAATCTCGGTAATTTCTGCCCACCTCGATAAGCGCCAGCGCCCTAACCAACTGAAAATAATGAACATTTTCTCGGTCTGAGACTTGCACAGGAAGACGCAAGATCAATCGGAGTGCGCACAATCATGGACGCCATCGCTGCTGAGCTACCGCTCTACCTCCAAATGAGCCGCTACACCAAAGGGTCGAAGGCCGTGATGGAGATGCGGACAGAGCGCTATCTGACAGATCACGCGTCAGCCTCAGCACAATCAGGTTCGAATGACGATAATCTGATTACCGGATCACTCCAGACCGAGGGGAGCGGAAACGAGCCCCAAGCAGACACCAGCGATGATGGGTTTTCCTTCGATGATTTCCTGGACATGATCAACCCGCTGCAACACCTTCCCGTCATTTCAACTCTGTATCGAGAGATGACCGGAGACGAGATGGAACCTGCCGCGCGCATTGTCGGCGGCGCTATCTATGGGGGGCCAATTGGTGCAGGCATCTCAGTCGCGGAAGCCGTTATCGAACAGGTGACCGGCGATGATCTGGGCGGGCATGTGATGTCAATGTTTCAAAGTTCAGATACACCGCCGACAATGACAGCAGCGACATCCCGCGACAGCACCCAACCAACAACGCCGGCCACCCCAGTCGCTGCCGACACGCTCAACGCGCAGGCCAACGCTCCCTTGCCAAGCCTCAGCGCCGAAGCCTTTAACGCACTGCTCACCGCCCCCGATGAGAGGGCACCCCGCGCGCCGACAAGACAGCACGCGACGATAGAGAATGAACAAAACGGTGTCGCGGCCGCCATGGCCCTGGCATTGGATCAGTATGATGTACTGAAGCATATCGACGACCCAACCTACTAGCAGTTGCCTGGCGTACGCTTGTAGCGCCCGGCTTTCCTTTTTAGGCTCACATCATGAAGATCTTTGTGCGCGGCAAACCGGGCGCCTCAACCGGAACCCTGACTTTTAACGGGGAGACCCTGCCCTGCGCCTTGGGACGCAGCGGGATTATATCCATTGAGCAAAAGAAAGAGGGAGACGGTGCAACACCAGCAGGCAGCTGGCCCCTGCGTCGCGTTCTCTATCGTCCAGACCGGCTAAGCGACCCCGAAACCAATCTCGTCACCAAACCCATCACCCACGCAGATGGCTGGTGCGACGACCCAACAGATCCACACTACAATGAACCAATAGAGCTGCCTTATGCCGCCAGCGCTGAAAGCCTCTGGCGAGAGGACGAGCTCTACAATATCTGTGTAGTCCTGGGTCACAATGACGACCCAGTTGTGCCTCACAAGGGAAGTGCCATTTTCTTCCATGTGGCAAAAGAAAAGGACGGGGAACTTTGTGCAACAGAGGGGTGCGTTGCGCTACCTCAACACGAAATAGTCCGTGTCCTGATGAACTGTGGCCAAGATACAGTCGTGGAAATTGAGCTCGACGACTGAACTAGGTTGGCGTCCGCGCCCCAAAAATGGCACTCCCAACCCGCACATGGGTCGCCCCAAATTCAATCGCTGTTTCAAAGTCGCTGCTCATGCCCATGCTGAGCAAAGAGAGACCGTTTCGGACAGCTATTTTTTCGAGCAATGCAAAATGAAGAGCCGGCTCCTCGTCCACAGGCGGAATACACATGAGGCCCACAACAGGCAAGCCCAGCTCATCGCGACAATGCGCGATAAACGCGTCAGCCTCTTGCGGCAAGATCCCCGCCTTTTGAGGTTCAGCGCCCGTATTCACCTGAACAAACAGATCTGGCAGCGTGTGGCCCTTGTCGCGTTCTACTACCAAAGCCCGAGCGAGTTTCTCCCGGTCCAGCGTTTCAATTACATCAAAAAGAGAAACAGCCTCGCCGACTTTATTGCTTTGCAGCGGGCCGATAAGATGCAGCTCAACCTTCGCATATTGCTCAAGCAAGTCAGGCCATTTTCCATGAGCTTCCTGAACACGGTTTTCGCCAAAGACGCGCTGTCCAGCGTCGAGTACAGATCGGATATCGTCTGCCGGAAACGTCTTGGAGACTGCGACCAACGTCACGGCACCGGCGGCACGACCAGCTTGCTTCTCAGCTTCTGCAATTGTCTGTTGGACCGAGGCCAGGCGCTCGGCAGTAACGGCTTCAATATTGGACATGGGGCGCAGACTATGCGCGGACATCGGCCATGACAAGCGGGCACACCCTACTTCCTAATCGGTTTGTGCTGACGGATACTGCGCGAGGAGGTGATCCATTTGAGCAGTTGAAAACCTTGAGCGCAGCCGATGCGTTGATCTTAAGGCATTATGAGCTGCCCAAGCCAGACCGCCTGTCGCTTGCACTCTGTCTTCGAGAAGCAACCAGGGCAAGGAAGGTTCGCCTTCTCATAGCCGGTGACTATGGGCTGGCGAGCTGCGTCGGGGCCGACGGCTTGCACCTGCCCTCCTGGATGACGAAGCGCGGAGATGTTTGGAGCCACCGCCAGAAGGCCGGTTGGATCATTACTGCGGCAGCCCACGATGAGCCAGAGCTTAGAGCCGCGTCGCGGGCGGGCGCAGATGCTGCGCTGGTCTCGCCGGTTTTCCCCACGGGGAGTCATCCCGGCACAC
The DNA window shown above is from Parvibaculaceae bacterium PLY_AMNH_Bact1 and carries:
- a CDS encoding sulfotransferase (Derived by automated computational analysis using gene prediction method: Protein Homology.): MTQQTAAATPQDMLRQAFQLFDQGKIQDAAKLAEALRKQAPNHPDVLHLMGLICLRTGNPQDAEKLIGLAVSVLPDKAFLRVNLANALRQQGKSKEARAAYDKAEGLDPDFAGTYLNRGTLNAEEGDAEAAIEDFEAVIRLLPDDPQGYLNLGQFHLAQGAFAVARDTYLAGLKKRPGGPMLLLGLANSLERLGDLDGAFAAADNVLSQMPDLPGALRIWSSVKRRQGSAQEARDRLERVSVAKLPAGGRRLIHGELAQVYDRLNEAADAFDHFVAQNDAAAQQLSESGIDKSSYMKQVSDLKETFTSDWVRSWTQIEPGDLDPVPAPVFLVGFPRSGTTLLDQFLDAHSKIDVVEELPVLLPLRDAIQASGGYPQGLADLSLVRINELRRLYMSELEQAGFDASAKTVINKLPLNIIHAGLIARVFPEAKFILALRHPADAVLSCFMQDFQLNASMAHFLTLKDSAALYDAVMSLWGQYRDLLSLNVAEVRYENLIAEPNAALSDAMSLLELDWEEGQSDHVAHAEARGSIRTPSYGQVTQPLYDRAADRWRRYETHLDGILPRLEPFVREFGYD
- a CDS encoding hypothetical protein (Derived by automated computational analysis using gene prediction method: GeneMarkS-2+.) — encoded protein: MDAIAAELPLYLQMSRYTKGSKAVMEMRTERYLTDHASASAQSGSNDDNLITGSLQTEGSGNEPQADTSDDGFSFDDFLDMINPLQHLPVISTLYREMTGDEMEPAARIVGGAIYGGPIGAGISVAEAVIEQVTGDDLGGHVMSMFQSSDTPPTMTAATSRDSTQPTTPATPVAADTLNAQANAPLPSLSAEAFNALLTAPDERAPRAPTRQHATIENEQNGVAAAMALALDQYDVLKHIDDPTY
- a CDS encoding L,D-transpeptidase family protein (Derived by automated computational analysis using gene prediction method: Protein Homology. GO_function: GO:0016740 - transferase activity [Evidence IEA]), which encodes MKIFVRGKPGASTGTLTFNGETLPCALGRSGIISIEQKKEGDGATPAGSWPLRRVLYRPDRLSDPETNLVTKPITHADGWCDDPTDPHYNEPIELPYAASAESLWREDELYNICVVLGHNDDPVVPHKGSAIFFHVAKEKDGELCATEGCVALPQHEIVRVLMNCGQDTVVEIELDD
- a CDS encoding response regulator transcription factor (Derived by automated computational analysis using gene prediction method: Protein Homology.); this translates as MSTIKKILIVDDDDALRDSLVEQLALHEEFTCSATTCAAEGIEHVRGNHVDIVLLDVGLPDMDGREACRLMRKGGLKAPVIMLTGADSDSDTILGLEAGANDYVTKPFRFGVLLARIRAHLRQHEQSEDAVFKIGPYTFKPSAKMLVDDGDKKVRLTEKETAILKFLYRTGVKTVGRDVLLHEVWGYNSGVTTHTLETHIYRLRQKIERDPSNAELLVTEAGGYKLVP
- a CDS encoding thiamine phosphate synthase (Derived by automated computational analysis using gene prediction method: Protein Homology.), which translates into the protein MTSGHTLLPNRFVLTDTARGGDPFEQLKTLSAADALILRHYELPKPDRLSLALCLREATRARKVRLLIAGDYGLASCVGADGLHLPSWMTKRGDVWSHRQKAGWIITAAAHDEPELRAASRAGADAALVSPVFPTGSHPGTQTLGVIRLARLTATARIPIYALGGVTALSLKRLRNIPKLSGWASVSAP
- a CDS encoding YggS family pyridoxal phosphate-dependent enzyme (Derived by automated computational analysis using gene prediction method: Protein Homology. GO_function: GO:0030170 - pyridoxal phosphate binding [Evidence IEA]); the protein is MSAHSLRPMSNIEAVTAERLASVQQTIAEAEKQAGRAAGAVTLVAVSKTFPADDIRSVLDAGQRVFGENRVQEAHGKWPDLLEQYAKVELHLIGPLQSNKVGEAVSLFDVIETLDREKLARALVVERDKGHTLPDLFVQVNTGAEPQKAGILPQEADAFIAHCRDELGLPVVGLMCIPPVDEEPALHFALLEKIAVRNGLSLLSMGMSSDFETAIEFGATHVRVGSAIFGARTPT